One Curtobacterium sp. MCLR17_007 DNA window includes the following coding sequences:
- the mltG gene encoding endolytic transglycosylase MltG, translating into MADDLDWNAIIASGNDAERRAEQPADGRSDDHDDAAAAGGEIGRPLSRREARARESASARDAASPAPDDAGSSVPPADGPAVRGTDQLHPEVHALLGTGPGERSAADGGTGSAARAPRDADQGAGNGGNGGNGGDAAGGAGGGGRGRGGRASRPTREPHRRSRGALVAGIVIVAVVIAAGIGAYAFAAPKVQQVIAAVSGKQETDDYTGSGTSKVTITIKQGDIGEDVAKTLQRSGVVKTSTAFYKLLLTSNEVQFQPGSYALKKHMSSKAALAALQDADNKVTASIVIPEGTALADIEAGMVSKAGLSEAQVSAAAKDVSAYGLPSGVTSLEGWLFPATYPINPGWTAQQYFQSMVDTMKQHLKDAGVAEADQEHVIVFASLVQKEAGLAADFPKVARVFQNRLDQGMLLQSDATVAYGTGNTHRVTTTDAERSDSGNPYNTYQHKGLPPGPISNPGDVAIKAVTQPATGNWLYFVTVNLETGETVFSDTLPQHEAAVQQFQAWLRAHPSYQ; encoded by the coding sequence TTGGCAGACGACCTGGACTGGAACGCGATCATCGCCTCCGGCAACGACGCCGAACGGCGGGCTGAGCAGCCCGCCGACGGCCGATCAGACGACCACGACGACGCTGCGGCTGCCGGAGGCGAGATCGGACGACCGCTCTCCCGACGGGAGGCCCGTGCCCGCGAGTCCGCGTCGGCGCGGGACGCCGCGTCTCCCGCTCCTGACGACGCGGGATCCTCGGTCCCTCCGGCTGACGGCCCTGCCGTCCGCGGCACCGACCAGCTGCACCCCGAGGTGCACGCACTGCTGGGCACCGGGCCGGGAGAGCGCTCCGCGGCGGACGGCGGGACGGGGTCGGCAGCCCGCGCTCCGCGCGACGCAGACCAGGGTGCCGGCAACGGCGGCAACGGCGGCAACGGCGGCGACGCTGCGGGCGGCGCCGGTGGTGGGGGTCGTGGCCGAGGCGGGCGAGCCTCCCGTCCGACGCGCGAGCCGCACCGGAGGTCGCGTGGCGCCCTCGTCGCCGGCATCGTCATCGTCGCGGTCGTGATCGCGGCCGGCATCGGCGCGTACGCGTTCGCCGCACCGAAGGTGCAGCAGGTGATCGCGGCGGTCTCGGGCAAGCAGGAGACCGACGACTACACCGGGTCGGGGACGTCGAAGGTGACGATCACGATCAAGCAGGGCGACATCGGCGAGGACGTCGCGAAGACCCTGCAGCGCAGCGGCGTGGTGAAGACGTCGACGGCGTTCTACAAGCTGCTGCTCACCTCGAACGAGGTGCAGTTCCAGCCCGGCTCGTACGCGTTGAAGAAGCACATGAGTTCGAAGGCCGCCCTCGCCGCCCTGCAGGACGCGGACAACAAGGTGACCGCGTCGATCGTCATCCCCGAGGGCACGGCGCTGGCGGACATCGAGGCCGGCATGGTCTCGAAGGCCGGACTGTCCGAGGCGCAGGTCTCGGCCGCGGCGAAGGACGTGTCGGCGTACGGACTGCCGAGCGGCGTCACGTCGCTCGAGGGCTGGTTGTTCCCGGCCACCTACCCGATCAACCCGGGGTGGACGGCACAGCAGTACTTCCAGTCGATGGTCGACACCATGAAGCAGCACCTGAAGGACGCCGGCGTCGCCGAGGCCGACCAGGAGCACGTCATCGTGTTCGCCTCGCTCGTGCAGAAAGAGGCGGGTCTCGCGGCGGACTTCCCGAAGGTCGCGCGCGTCTTCCAGAACCGCCTCGACCAGGGCATGCTCCTGCAGTCGGACGCGACGGTCGCCTACGGCACCGGGAACACGCACCGCGTCACGACCACCGACGCCGAGCGCTCTGACTCCGGCAACCCGTACAACACGTACCAGCACAAGGGACTGCCGCCGGGGCCGATCTCGAACCCGGGTGACGTCGCCATCAAGGCCGTCACCCAGCCCGCGACGGGCAACTGGCTGTACTTCGTCACGGTGAACCTCGAGACCGGCGAGACGGTGTTCTCCGACACGCTCCCGCAGCACGAGGCCGCTGTGCAGCAGTTCCAGGCATGGCTACGCGCCCACCCGTCGTACCAGTAG
- the ruvX gene encoding Holliday junction resolvase RuvX: MRSGRRLGVDVGRARIGVAVCDRDGLIATPVETVRRDDKTDIARIVAIADEYDVLELVVGLPLSMSGGDTPSTTDARVFAAALAAHRPVRMVDERMSTVTAQRGLHQAGRNTKKSRAVIDQAAAVIILQHALDHERSSGAPPGATLPG, encoded by the coding sequence ATGCGGTCCGGGCGGCGACTCGGCGTGGACGTCGGTCGCGCCCGGATCGGCGTCGCGGTGTGCGACCGGGACGGCCTGATCGCCACCCCGGTTGAGACGGTCCGTCGCGATGACAAGACCGACATCGCCCGGATCGTGGCCATCGCGGACGAGTACGACGTGCTCGAGTTGGTCGTGGGGCTGCCGCTGTCGATGTCGGGTGGGGACACGCCCTCGACGACCGACGCTCGCGTGTTCGCCGCGGCACTCGCCGCACACCGACCCGTGCGGATGGTCGACGAGCGGATGTCGACGGTCACGGCGCAGCGCGGCCTGCACCAGGCCGGCCGGAACACGAAGAAGTCGCGAGCCGTGATCGACCAAGCGGCCGCTGTTATCATTCTGCAACATGCGCTCGACCACGAGCGCTCGTCCGGCGCCCCTCCGGGGGCCACGCTCCCTGGATAG